The DNA segment CCAAGGCGTTCAGACCACAGAGTGTGCATGAATAACTTAAACAGTAGAATAAGTGGTGATAGCCATCCCAGTGGGTCATAAATTCGTGCAATGAAAGCGAGTATTGTTCTGTTTATGCTTTTTTCAGAAAAGGCAGAGATGAAATATCGGAAATCATCGGCAAGCAGACTATACACAATGCCAAGGACATTGGCGATTGCAGTATCATCAAACAGGCATTCCTGATTGCTCAAATATTCGGGCAACATATGCTCAATCAACTTCAACTATAACTATAACTAAAAAGAGAATCAACCATGTAGCGTCAGGACAGCAAGCTTCCTCAAGAAGCGGTTACAAGCGGGAGAGACTGGGAAGCAAAGCGGGGGAAGCCAGAGAGAGAACAATGCCATCTACATATTGAACTAGGCGATCTCAGAGcggctgatggcagtggcatgCTAGATGGCCGTGGGTGAGCGCGGTCGATTCAAATAGCTGGCCCATACATAAATATTTGTTATATTTATAGTTAATTGAATTAAGTAACATTCTTTAGCAccaaacaatataaattttgcACAATACAATTCCATATTCATTAGTAAGTACATGAATTTAGTAGCTAGTAAAAGGCTATAGTAGACTACTCCTTAaaaattattcacttttatGAGTTTCAGTTATATAGTAGGCTACTCAGTTCaacaaaacatgtttttaatctattaaactgggtttacaccaaagttattaacaaaatgttaatagcttaatccctatatatattctattagattgaacataagttatcatacacatgatgaacataatatatcaagttccgttcaatgtaATAGTATCTATAAgaattaagctattaacattttgttaataactttgttgtaaacccagctttaggctATAAATCGAATCAAAAtccatttattttcaaagacaaattacaatttgtataggccacttcatgagaaaattacttaaattattacataaaaaacatataatcataTACCACATaaaacaagaaatcatcacaTTAACGTCTTACAAATTCTCCATATTAaaggcaaaatattcatcattagtataaaaacaggtttcttattagaaaatccttaattttaagtttatatTCACTCACTAGTAAGCCTCTTTATATGTAACGGTAACTGATTATAAAACCTAATTGCACAAGCCCTAAAACTGATATGACTAGATTTATACCGACAATATTCGTTTCTAGGTTCAACCAATTTCTTGTGTTGTGCGAATAAACATCAAAATGACTAGAGAATGAGAGCAAGTtaatctttataaataatataaacattgaaaaataaaaataaacgaCAAACACATAATTCTCAATCTAACAAATAGCGGGTTGCAGTGCTTAAGGGGAGGAACATTACCGTATACTTGGTTCTTATTGCTCTTTTTTGTAACCCAAAACGAGAATGGAAATCACTACAATATTGGCCCATAATATTGCTACATACAAAAGATGTGAATTAACGTAGCTATAGTAGACAttttttactaaaaaaatttGACACACTATTTCCTTTTATCTTCTCAACATAAAAACACCTCTTGTTACCTTGCGTTGGGGATAGTTCAGTCAATAAAATAATGGCAATATATACAAACACATAGGTACCAAAAAAATTGTGACTGTGGGAACATTTTGTATGATGAATGACTTCATTGACATTCTCTAcacaatagaaataaataatatattaacagTGTACAGTTGAAATGTTTAATAAGTCTAAATCTATCCAACTCGACTGTAGTTTCATAtgcaattcaatttgtaagtaatatcacaaacaaaattatgaaatagtcGGCATGATTAAAGTCTAGCCTACTCCTATAgacctacatttttatattttgtatcaGTCGATTCTGAACATTCTAGAGGttatttcaatgaaataaatattctcacacATACCTCATTCAATTTTCGTGAAAGTTCCAATtggaatgataattttatattgttagaaatcaatttgaataaaaataaacacatCTATTCCTGCAGTGGCAGACTGGCTCATCTTGAAatcttgcctctctctgtcatggctgcccttAGTTCGCCGTGTAACACATTGAGAGCGCTGTAAGCACACTAACAGCCACTCTATAGTTTACTAATAGCTCGTTGGCTGATACCAACATGATGAACAGAGATCTGATGCTAAGTACATTCTTTAAAAATCTGAATACAGAATTTAATTCAAATCTCATTTATATATATCAACTTTTCCATCTCTAATTGATATGGAAGTATGAATATATTCTATAATTatgatcaatattaatattcttctatgaaacagctgatcaaagaTGCAAAGCGACATCTTTGTTTGGACTTCTGAAATACAAATCCTTCTGCTTCTTTTAATTTTGTTTGAGTTTTTGAGGCTGGAAGCTGGCTGGAAGTGATAATAAATTGGGGATGCTAAAGCATCGTTATCATAATAGaaatgattaatcagaatataaCAGGCTTTACATATAGTCAACTAATAGAGAACCTTGTAGTGTAGTGATAACTGAGTTAGTATAGGTGCTACTATGAAAAATAACGTTCttatcatattgaattaatgaatGTTATTAGTTTCAAGTCACTGATTACCGCCGTTCAATATTATGCTGAATTTGCTCTAGACCTGGAGTCAATAAAATGTCATTTTTGATAATCGTCCGCTTTGGAAACAATTGGCTGCTAAATATTCGCTCAAAACATTAAAATGGATCTAGACCTTGGTTCTCGGTCACCAATATTTGTCAGGTCTCTTGAAAATATCGCCGAAGAAGAAAAGTTATCAGATCATGACTCGTCTGTCAATAGTCCTGTTGGAGTTGATCAACTAACTGTTGATCAGAAGTAAGTAGCCTATTTATGTTTTATAAtactttttttttgaaatatggaATACGGTATGTTCATCAAAGATTGGAACCAACCTGTAGTACTGTCTTTCTTTAAAACGTTTATTTGTCAATGAATTAGTTATGGAACTGGCATTTGCCATTATTGATGCTACTATGCCggcttattttattatttttagtaacCTTATTATTTCAAACCCTATTCAATTGTAATGCATCCTTTCAAAAGTGAGTTCATAAaagtaaaatttatttcatttaaacttattgaaaaacaaaacatttaaaTCACATAGTTTTTGAACTTAgtgtttaaatttaaaaatgttttatcaaaaatgatttataatttttgttgatTTGTACATTTTCGAATTGAATTGTATCCtcaaggtaggcgcacacagattgTCATCGAACGATTAggtttgatgcattgtttttaAATGAAGTGCGCATTCCTATCCGCATAGTATAGGTGTGcccactccaattgaaaacaatgcatcaaatctaatcgtccgatgcgtgtcTTCCGTCCGCATATTCGTCACTTTGCCTTGAAAAAtcgataatttttataatttactgtattgacagtaggcctactgtcaTAAAGCTTAGTtttcaccaaagttattaacaaaatgttaataactcaatccttatagattctattagattgaacggaacttgacaaacacatatgttcatcatgtattGCCCGCCTTGGTGTGCTGACGGTCttcagccattacatcctcctgtgcttgATGTATGTCAAGAGGATACAGCATACTCTGGCTGCCCGAAGTGACGTTCACAACCACATCACCAGGCACCGCGAGCTGCTGGATGTCCCTAGGAGACATCTCCACCGTTCACAGGCCAGCAATAATTTCTGCACTGAAATTCTTCAACAAGCTGCCTCCTGGTGTGAAGCAGTTGGATGAGGCTGCCTTCAAGAGAGCCGTCAGGAAGCTGTTTTGTGATTAATCATATTATAGCGTGAATGAATTTATGAGTGATGATCTGaactttttttaaaaagtgGTCACTGTTTTACCTTCCATCTGAATAGTTTTTGTGTTATTGTGTATATTGAAATCGAACTctatgacgccatcgatcccacaaatGTGTgtaatggatgaagcagaaggtattaaggtatgataagttatgttcaatctaatagaatctataaggattaagttatcaacattttgttaataactttggtgtaaacgcagcttaacaatTATAGGCCCACCAATGTCGTGATCAAGGCCAGGTCTTCCTGGATAGATcgtatcaaataattttaaaacatgGCACATAAACTGTAGGCAGCCTCACAGTCCAACAAAGCTTTCATCGAAAAAATCCTCCTACTGATAGAAGGGTGTTGAGAAACCTCAAATGTTAGATACTAAATTATTGTTCTTCTTTTGATTAATTCAGAGTTTGAATCCCATTTTGGTCAAGCTAAATTATTCTTACATTTATATCACTTTACACATTACTttctactaataataataataatgatacattTTTACTAACTCAAGAATTTTGTTTACAAACTTACAACTGAATTAAATTGGATTGATTACTTTAAgtttttaaggctgtgcaaaggctaaaaataaacatattactggtgatattttttcgatttgtataatatcaaaatgaaaaagttttctcaggaaaacattttttccgagaAAATATGTGCGCCTAAAGCTTAAATTTTTaagacagaacatttcaaattcggtaataaatccatgagatttagaggatagattctgcATCGTATAGTTGATCTAGTAAGactaaaattttctgaaaatatcaatttttgagaaatttattcaatttaccaaaatgaccgaaaataactcaagtaaaagttatttttggtcatttttagtaaattgaataactttctcaaaaattaatattttcaaaaaatctttgttttattagatcaaaaataccatgaagaatctatcctctaaatctcatggatttatctcttactgaaaATCTctaaatcgaaaaactttgaaaaatatcaccagtagaaagtttatttttagcctttagtatttcactcttagtacttcttcttttaggattgaaattttattttttttctagtttttcatacattccatatgtttcttttttctttattatattttttctattttcgactgaatctcaagccactaattatagccgactgattactcgttgccatcgctcaaactacttagttttgctggtaacgccaatgataatattataatcgatttttaaatggaaaatattttaattttaagtttttgtaatgtattgtatatgaaaatttttatatttttcacatttgtaaagtttgtttaatgattttggcaataaatatttctttctttctttctttcctttgcacagccttaataaacCCGttgttgattatttattgttgacaGAATTCGATCATTGATTATTGAAGTTGAACATTGATTTATGTATTGTTGACAGAAGTCGATCTTCGTCGTCGATCAACGACGACCGTTTGCGAGTGCCGTGCGTACCCGGGGTGCCGTCCAATGTCGGCAGCACCGGAGAGCCGAGTCGCCGGCTGAATCTGCCGCTGCCGTCGATCACAGTTCGCGAGCCGGTCAAGAAGCAGAGAGTGGAGATTGCCGTCGGCGACGGTGAGACTAGTCGGCTGCAGCTGCCGCTCATCTCCATCAGGAACGCCCTGGAAGCAGCCAGTGAGGAGTGGTCCAAAGTGCCGACTGTGGGCGGTGATACAGCCAAGATACAGACGCCGCTAATCTCGCCCGAAATCGATGTTGAGGAGGCTTTCAACTATTTCCGCGGCCTCAATCTTCCGCATGATTCGGTAAATTGATTCCAAAAATCATTTAAATACCTGAAAAATAgcatattattctattctaaaattttctgaaaacgTCCAAAAtgtatacttttttattatgattgatttATCACCTTTATATCACATTcatagtaataaattattattataatatcgcTTGTACTTGGTGTTGAGTCACCTAGTCCGTGACATCGAGCTCATCACAAGTTAAAATCTATACAATCCAATTATCGAAATACATTTATAAATAGTAGGTAATTAAGGTGATTAAGATATctcaattaatatttattaatgtatttcGATAACTGTATAGATTTCAACTTGTGATGAGCTCGATGTCACGGACTGGGTGACCCAAGTACAAGTGATGCTATAATATTTCCTGTAAGTTATGCCTTTTTCGATGAAACTAGGAAGGagtatattaattataatttatttatttttgtataattcgGACAACTTGTACAAGTGCGAGAACACAGGTCTTACTCAAGTATTACAGTGTGAGTATTCCTAGAAACAAAAACCTGGGTTTTGAAGAAAAGTAATCCAATGTTTATATActtgttttattcttcttttaagataatacattttttttaatgtaaacagcAAAATATAAGTGAACTGTATGGAATTGAATTTTCACTTTCTGAGTTTGTGATAGATGATAACTTATCACTATCAAGTCAAACAAATTCGGACTGTTTCAACCATTTATTTACTGAAAAAAACTATTAAAATGTAAGTAGTTTCGATTGCTTCAACATTATCAGTCTCTAGTGAACTGTCTATTAGTtgctattttaattattttgacaacttcattcattgatacacaattcattaaaataagtgtaataataattattgtaatctcAGGCAATTCTATATACTAATCGATCATTTCAACAtcaattggatttttttttaatttattttttaacctaacctaaccattttttaaaattatcctTTGTTCCAGAATTCGAACTCAGTTGCCAGCGCAAGAGTGAGATGGAAGGGATTTGTCCAGTGGCTTCATACACCTCCTAAACTAAGTGCTCATCTGAAACCAGACTGTGATTTGATCTATTCTATTGTTCAATGTAAGTAGTCCACTCTAAAAACTTATgtaaatcattgattttattcttGACTCCATTTCCGCACAGGGCAAGAATAAGTTATTGATTCTGTGGTTCTATAGTCTGCGCAAAccttacaaaaaataaatgaaaaatataggtctataaataaataaatattattaacttcTAGCAGCACCACTGTATCCATTATAAAtgagaattttattttatttatgtatttattattttacaaaggcgactttctagaagtattttaagcctaggtgatgatgatgggatgaatgataatacaatgaaggtagagttatgaatgaataaaaattataggttatgctataatcacttgaattgatttgagtccacttttcagtccagaaataaataaactagaaattttgaaattgatttgattaaaaactgaatataatagaatgattacattcaataaactctcaaaacttgaaaatattgagttattaagacaaattttgaaccagaaataaaacacaaactaaTTCACATAATGGAGTCAATATACTTAAAGCTCTACTACGTACACTGTATTTCCGTGAAGAAAGCGTTTATTGAATGCATAATATCAATGGAAGGCTGTCTGCAGTGCACGCTCTACTCCCATTGAAAGATAGCCGAAGTCACCCCTGTATGAAGGGGACTGTCTATTCATGCACACTTCATTAATCGCGTGGCTAGTGGCTGCCTGCTCTTTTGACTACTCGGCCGCGCTAATTCATCGATTGCTGGCCTCTGGCTTAGGGGCTCTCAAtaacaaactgaaaattcaaaatCGGGCTCCGTCGTCAAATAAAATAGGATACTATTCTAAcataaatcatttgaaaatacattatttaaatactaaagtattaacattgatattatttgatttCCAAAAAAGCAACTCAAATATGTTAttcttatgaatgaataatgcatTTTATTTCCACCATAAAAAACAAAGAAATTTCACAAACACTTTTTGGAAATGAACTGTCCATTAAATCAAGTAAGAGTGGCCAGTTTACTTAAGTATTGCAGTTTATTATTTGTAGCTGACAGAATAGACAGATTTGGCAACGTCACAACAAGTAAATGACAATAGAAGTATTGCAGTTTATTCTTTGTAGCTGACAAAATAGACAGATTTGGCAACGTCACAACAAGTAAATGACAGTAGAAGTATTGCAGTTTATTCTTTGTAGCTGACAAAATAGACAGATTTGGCAACGTCACAACAAGTAAATGACAATAGAAGTATTGCAGTTTATTCTTTGTAGCTGACAAAATAGACAGATTTGGCAACGTCACAACAAATGAATGACAATAGCgtattttaatagggctacttgaattgtttaattattatagacatTATAGAcagctgttcttagtgagaatttgtgtgtatttttggcttcaaaattcataaaataacataatcaatacaatgtgcagtgataattaagtgtaacatttaactataatttggtgttttaatttttctaaatttaaaatttgcatctcatatttatttttggacgaaagttgaccttgaacttcttacagaacaaacataatctattttttggacatgtaatcaaaatttgggaatggaatagttttgggccaagcctgttgttccttcccaatcatatttatatgatttgttattgtatccacgtataaataaataaataaattactagtaggcctaccctttccATACATTTTAcataaacacaactagtttcgagcACTCATTCCACTTTCAAGTGTCAAAATCTTGTGTTGTGTTTATGTAAAAAAAGTATGAAcattaatttctataataatgaaattaaaattgGTTATAATGACCATCATATTCACATAGATATTTTTGTAGATATCCATGTGTGATCAACGTTGTCTAAATTGAAAAGAAGtaatagatataataatttactaaatatAAGTTATTAATCCATCTCTTGATGACATCCATTTTAAGAGCATCATTAAACAAAACCCATTGTGAATAACATTGAAAACGCAAGATATTGAAAGATCTCTCCACTGGATAAATACtaatttaacaaattaatataattaaactaattaatataatttcgaATCATtcaatgccacgagaaccagagattttaaaaaagaaggcttctctgattggttctcatggaattcaATCACGGTTGATATttaacaggtttttgtgcaaccgagccagaatagaatataatagaatcgaattttattagtcattcaatatttacaaaaaatacatcGACTTCGTTAAAATACATCCTTTTTAAAtcactattattcattattcagtctttaaaatacaaaaaaaaaattaacaagtCATGTAAAACATAGATCACAAGTTACTCATTATATCATAAGAGAAATGGTACCCAGTTTATAGAAAAGAAATCATTTACTGTGTAAAAACATTCATTAACTAAtacatatttaattttattttatttttaaattgagtgAATGCTATTAACTTTAATTTGTCTGGTGTGGAGCTATATAATGTTATGTGTATGAATTTGTTTTTGCAGGTAGTTTAGATTGGGAAGATAATGTTCATTGGCGTATGTTGCAAACCATTTACAAACAGCTAACCGGCTCAAAAATCGACTGTCCGCAATTCGGCTCACACTGGCAGCTTATTGGCTTCCAGGTAACGTCACAATCACCTCGCTAAATTTCACACCTTTTTATTCATTGCAAATATTGGGTTTCCATCTGATGCATGAATCTGCTATTGTAATTAGTTGATCGCTTTGTtctcattttccagtttacttGTTCAGTATTTCATTGAATTGAGAACTTTGTTATCAGACAGGTTGTTGAATCAATATAAACTTGCTCTATgtcgaaatagtatatttcgcacctcgagcagaaaatgagatttttccggctcgaaatcggttttcaagtccgaggccgtaggccgaggactagaaaagattgagagccggaaaaacatttttgcccgtggtgcgaacgctatttttcgccacacacaaaaataaacaatatatatgagaatagttgtttactaagcacttccgaaagcagaagtggaaggtgatagctctagcaaatctgaggtaatctgaatatcaggaaattgtccaagtatttttattttttattgtgatttgtctaaataacctaaaagatgatgttcaattatgtgggaggttgagtttatacttttttattctttcaaatgacaataagatgatatttacatttacatttattacattccttaatcacaacatcaaattaatgattgggagagaatcaacaggataaacccaaaactgttcctctccctaattttgataaaaatagtccaaatgaggttatgaaaacacttttataaagatcacaaaaatttacagtccaaataaacattatactaaaaattttgtatctaaaataaacatatatattattataaatgttttaattattgaataatgaacacaaataatgaaaagttttttgatcagctgttttttgatcacctttcttatgTTAGCGGCTTTGAtcgttccatgttagcggctggaaagggtactctttccggcctaggctggaaagaaacctgttctgacgtcagacgagagtcgtctgtaaaagaatgtctttcagatctacgtagggactggaaaacagctgctttctgtgcagtgtggcgaaaacgaATGATTCTTTACAGATATCAAGGTTTAATATCAACAGGCTTTATTTGttcagtattttttttcaattcagaaaATGTTGTTGATGAATCAATATAAACTTGCTCTACGTCGAAATAAAGAGATTCTCTGCAgatttgattgtttattttattttcaaatttaagttATACAAATaccaaatattaatttgttaaaacttggaaaaaatgTTCCCATCTGttgtacattttcattgatTGTATTAACTTCTCTCATGCATCTATAACATTTATAACTCAACCGATAGCTAATTTAAAACCTTaccaaaatgaaaaaatagtaaCGTAGTGCCAAATAGGTATATTTACACTTTTCATAGTTTGAAATTCAACTCTCAGCCAATAAATCTACTTGACCAAAAATGTGTAACGATTTAGGAAACAAGTTGATTAGATACGAAATCGaaagaaaatattgtaatttgcaataaaaaactattataatcATTTCTAAAGATTGTATTGAATAATGTTGAGTAGAGTTGGGCCAACTAATACAAGATCCCTAGTTCAATCCCTGGTCTTTGCCAGTAACATTCAACATAATACAGCTATTGTGTGCAGCTATTCAATTCTTATACTGTATATTCAACTTTATACATTCTATATGCAGTAGTAATGTCATTTACACTTGGTTAGGGTACTGGACTTAACTGATCATAGCGAAGCTACTATGTAGAAACCAAGTGAATTGAATAGTTGGCCTAGTTATTGTTTCTTCGAACAGCTCTATCGAAGGTTTGCGAAGTTATGTTTTTGTTCTCGTAACTAGTAGTATCTAT comes from the Nilaparvata lugens isolate BPH chromosome 1, ASM1435652v1, whole genome shotgun sequence genome and includes:
- the LOC111062604 gene encoding ELMO domain-containing protein 3, producing the protein MDLDLGSRSPIFVRSLENIAEEEKLSDHDSSVNSPVGVDQLTVDQKSRSSSSINDDRLRVPCVPGVPSNVGSTGEPSRRLNLPLPSITVREPVKKQRVEIAVGDGETSRLQLPLISIRNALEAASEEWSKVPTVGGDTAKIQTPLISPEIDVEEAFNYFRGLNLPHDSNSNSVASARVRWKGFVQWLHTPPKLSAHLKPDCDLIYSIVQCSLDWEDNVHWRMLQTIYKQLTGSKIDCPQFGSHWQLIGFQGSDPATDLRGVGLLGLLQFLFLSTKQECAPLARKLYTVANSDNQAFPLAVLSLNVTQIALNALRSGKLNKECNNRQTVLLVVNLFYIAVLHYIITIWVAEQKTIKDSGYLLKDAEKYCCKNVRKLIQDIPEQLEKYSK